A window of the Cicer arietinum cultivar CDC Frontier isolate Library 1 chromosome 6, Cicar.CDCFrontier_v2.0, whole genome shotgun sequence genome harbors these coding sequences:
- the LOC101491583 gene encoding callose synthase 5-like, which translates to MSNHHQDTAGAQPHSSQMRRAPSRSAVTTFSTEVFDNEVVPSSLASISPILRVANEIETERPRVSYLCRFYAFEKAHRLDQSSSGRGVRQFKTLLLQRLERDNATSLASRLKKTDAREIQAYYQQYYQQYVRALDQADQADRSQLSKAYQTAGVLFEVLCAVNKTEKVEEVAPEIIAAARDVQEKTEIYTPYNILPLDSAGVSLPIMQFEEIRAAVSALWNTRGLNWPSSFEQQRQRAGDLDMLDWLRAMFGFQKDNVRNQREHLILLLANSHIRLHPKPEPFNKLDDRAVDSLTRDLFKNYKTWCKFLGRKHSLRLPQGQADIQQRKLLYMGLYLLIWGEASNVRFLPECLCYIFHNMAYELHGLLAGNVSIVTGENIKPSYGGDDEAFLRKVITPLYRVIVKEAKNSKNGKAKHSAWCNYDDLNEYFWSLDCFSLGWPMRDDGDFFKSASDLPQGRKSAPKKSRKLGKSYFVETRTSWHIFRSFDRLWTFFILGLQVMFIVAWDGTSLVDIFQKDVLYNLSSIFITASILRLLQSILDLVLNFPGYHRWKFTDVLRNVLKVIVCCIWVIILPLFYVHSFKGGSEGLKDLLSFFHQIKGIPPFYLLAVALYMLPNLLAAALFLFPMLRRWIENSDWHIVRFFLWWSQPRIYVGRGMHESQFALLKYTIFWVLLLASKFLFSFYVQIKPLVRPTKDIMSIQHVSYAWHEFFPNAQNNYCAVIALWAPVLLVYFMDTQIWYAIFSTLYGGIVGAFDRLGEIRTLSMLRSRFQSLPGVFNTCLVPSNKKKGRFSFSKQFSENSASRRSEAAKFGQLWNEIICCFREEDLISDREMDLLLVPYSLGPDLKIIQWPPFLLASKIPVALDMATQFRGRDSDLWKRICADEYMKCAVIECYESFKQILHDLIIGETEKRIISIIVKGVESNMSKNTLTTNFRMGFLPSLCKKFVELVELLKDADPSKRGTVVVLLQDMLEVVTDMMVNEISELAELNQISKDTGEEVFAGTEAMPAIAFPPVVTAQWEEQLRRLYLLLTVKESAIEVPTNSEVRRRIAFFTNSLFMDMPRAPRIRKMLSFSVLTPYYSEETVYSKNDIEVENEDGVSIIYYLQKIFPDEWNNFMERLDCKKDSEIWEKDENILQLRHWASLRGQTLCRTVRGMMYYRRALKLQAFLDMASEKEILKGYKAITLPSEEDKKSQRSLYANLEAMADMKFTYVATCQNYGNQKRSGDRRATDILNLMVNNPSLRVAYIDEIEEREGGKVQKVYYSVLVKAVDNLDQEIFRIKLPGPAKLGEGKPENQNHAIIFTRGEALQTIDMNQDNYLEEALKMRNLLEEFNEDHGVRPPSILGVREHIFTGSVSSLAWFMSNQETSFVTIGQRVLARPLKVRFHYGHPDVFDRIFHLTRGGISKASCGINLSEDIFAGFNSTLRRGNITHHEYIQVGKGRDVGLNQISLFEAKVACGNGEQILSRDIYRLGHRFDFFRMLSFYFTTVGFYISSMSVVFTVYAFLYGKLYLSLSGVEAAIVKLARRKGDDPLKAAMASQSLVQIGLLMTLPMAMEIGLERGFRTALGDLIIMQLQLAPVFFTFSLGTKMHYFGRTLLHGGAKYRATGRGFVVRHEKFAENYRMYSRSHFVKGIELALLLICYRIYGSATPNSTTYILLSSSMWFMVCSWLFSPFLFNPSGFEWQKIYEDWDDWTKWINSRGGIGVPSNKSWESWWDEEQEHLQYTGMWGLICEIVLVLRFFVYQYGIVYHLHVARGHQSIMVYGLSWLVIVAVMIILKIVSMGRKTFSADFQLMFRLLKLFLFIGAVVILVLMFTLLSFTFGDIFASLLAFFPTGWAIVQIAQACRPLVKGIGMWGSVKALSRGYEYIMGVVIFAPVAILAWFPFVSEFQTRLLYNQAFSRGLQIQRILAGGKKNK; encoded by the exons atgtCAAATCATCATCAAGACACGGCGGGTGCGCAGCCGCATTCGTCGCAGATGAGGAGAGCGCCGTCGAGAAGCGCGGTGACGACGTTCTCGACGGAAGTATTCGACAACGAAGTCGTGCCTTCCTCACTCGCATCCATCTCACCTATTCTTAGAGTTGCTAACGAGATCGAAACCGAGCGTCCTAGAGTTTCCTATCTAT GTAGGTTTTACGCCTTTGAGAAAGCGCACAGGTTGGATCAGAGTTCTAGCGGGCGTGGTGTGAGGCAGTTTAAGACATTGTTGCTGCAGCGATTGGAGAGG GACAATGCAACTAGTCTTGCCTCTCGGCTTAAGAAAACAGACGCGAGGGAAATCCAGGCTTATTATCAGCAATACTATCAACAATATGTCAGAGCTCTTGACCAAGCGGATCAGGCAGACAG AAGCCAGCTCAGCAAAGCTTACCAGACTGCTGGGGTGCTTTTTGAAGTGCTTTGTGCCGTTAATAAGACTGAGAAGGTCGAAGAAGTAGCTCCCGAG ATTATCGCGGCTGCTAGAGATGTCCAGGAAAAAACGGAGATTTATACACCTTATAATATTCTTCCTCTAGATTCTGCTGGGGTTTCTCTGCCCATTATGCAGTTTGAAGAG ATTAGGGCTGCTGTTTCTGCACTCTGGAACACTCGTGGCTTGAACTGGCCTAGCTCATTTGAACAACAGAGGCAGAGAGCTGGAGATTTAGACATGCTTGATTGGCTTAGAGCAATGTTTGGTTTCCAG AAGGACAACGTGAGGAATCAAAGAGAGCATTTGATTCTGCTACTTGCTAACTCTCATATAAGGCTACACCCTAAACCCGAGCCTTTTAACAAG CTCGATGATCGTGCTGTTGATTCTCTAACGAGAGATCTCTTTAAGAATTACAAAACATGGTGCAAATTCTTGGGACGAAAGCATAGTTTGCG ACTGCCTCAAGGTCAAGCAGACATACAACAAAGGAAGTTGCTTTATATGGGATTGTATCTTCTCATTTGGGGTGAAGCATCAAATGTTCGCTTCTTGCCAGAGTGTCTATGTTACATATTTCACAAC ATGGCATATGAACTGCACGGTTTATTGGCTGGAAATGTCAGCATTGTCACTGGTGAAAATATCAAGCCTTCTTATGGTGGGGATGATGAGGCATTCCTACGAAAGGTTATCACACCTCTATACCGAGTAATCGTAAAG GAAGCTAAGAACAGCAAAAATGGAAAGGCTAAACACTCAGCATGGTGCAACTATGATGATCTAAATGAGTATTTCTG GTCACTTGATTGCTTTTCTCTTGGATGGCCGATGCGTGATGATGGCGATTTTTTTAAATCCGCAAGTGATTTGCCACAG GGAAGAAAGAGTGCACCAAAAAAATCCAGGAAACTTGgcaaatcatattttgttgaAACACGAACTTCCTGGCACATCTTCCGAAGTTTTGATCGTCTCTGGACCTTTTTTATACTGGGTTTGCAG GTGATGTTTATAGTTGCATGGGATGGGACTTCACTGGTGGATATCTTTCAGAAGGATGTTTTATATAATCTGTCCAGTATATTCATCACAGCATCCATTCTGCGCTTACTTCAAA GTATCTTGGACCTGGTCCTGAACTTTCCAGGCTATCATCGATGGAAATTCACCGATGTGCTAAGAAATGTTCTTAAAGTCATTGTGTGCTGTATATGGGTTATCATTCTTCCACTCTTCTATGTACATTCCTTCAAGGGTGGATCTGAGGGTCTCAAGGATTTGCTTTCTTTTTTCCATCAAATAAaaggcattccaccattttaCCTGCTGGCAGTTGCATTGTATATGCTACCAAATTTATTAGCAGCTGCTCTCTTTCTTTTCCCAATGCTAAGGCGCTGGATTGAAAATTCAGACTGGCATATAGTTAGATTCTTCTTATGGTGGTCTCAG CCAAGAATCTATGTTGGAAGAGGAATGCATGAAAGTCAATTTGCTCTTCTGAA GTATACTATTTTCTGGGTGTTGCTTTTGGCTTCAAAATTTTTATTCAGCTTTTATGTCCag ATAAAACCGCTAGTTAGGCCAACAAAGGACATAATGAGCATTCAACATGTTAGTTATGCTTGGCATGAGTTTTTCCCCAATG CTCAAAACAACTATTGTGCAGTTATTGCACTCTGGGCTCCTGTACTTCTG GTTTATTTCATGGACACTCAAATTTGGTATGCAATATTCTCGACTTTGTACGGTGGCATTGTTGGAGCCTTTGATCGTCTAGGAGAG ATACGCACTCTGAGCATGCTAAGATCACGGTTTCAGTCATTGCCTGGTGTATTCAACACATGCCTGGTTCCTTCTAACAAGAAAAAAGGAAGATTCTCCTTCTCAAAGCAATTTTCTGAG AATTCTGCAAGCAGAAGGAGTGAAGCCGCCAAATTTGGCCAATTATGGAATGAAATTATTTGCTGTTTTCGTGAGGAAGATCTCATAAGTGAT AGGGAGATGGATCTTTTGCTGGTTCCTTACTCATTGGGTCCTGATCTCAAAATAATTCAGTGGCCACCATTTTTACTTGCAAGCAAG ATTCCTGTAGCACTGGATATGGCAACTCAATTTCGAGGGAGGGACTCCGATCTTTGGAAGCGCATATGTGCAGATGAATATATGAAATGTGCTGTGATTGAATGCTATGAATCTTTTAAACAAATTCTACATGATTTAATAATAGGAGAAACTGAAAAAAG GATAATTTCCATCATTGTTAAAGGAGTCGAGAGCAACATGTCAAAGAATACACTCACTACAAATTTCCGGATGGGCTTTTTACCCTCCCTTTGTAAGAAGTTTGTGGAGCTTGTGGAACTCTTA AAAGATGCAGATCCATCCAAGCGAGGTACAGTGGTGGTTTTGCTTCAAGATATGTTAGAAGTGGTTACTGATATGATGGTAAATGAAATCAG TGAATTGGCAGAACTTAATCAAATTAGTAAGGATACTGGAGAGGAAGTTTTTGCTGGTACTGAGGCAATGCCTGCTATAGCATTCCCTCCTGTGGTTACAGCACAATGGGAGGAACAG TTAAGACGTCTTTATCTACTCTTGACAGTGAAGGAATCAGCCATTGAGGTTCCAACCAATAGTGAAGTACGCAGAAGGATTGCATTCTTTACCAATTCATTGTTCATGGATATGCCACGTGCTCCCCGCATCCGTAAAATGCTCTCATTCAG TGTCTTAACTCCATACTACAGCGAAGAGACTGTGTATTCTAAGAATGACATTGAGGTTGAAAACGAAGATGGTGTGTCAATCATATATTACTTGCAAAAGATCTTCCCTG ATGAATGGAATAACTTCATGGAGCGACTTGATTGTAAGAAAGATAGTGAGATATGGGAAAAAGATGAGAATATATTACAGCTACGTCACTGGGCCTCATTAAGAGGACAAACTCTTTGCAGGACAG ttAGGGGAATGATGTACTACCGGAGGGCGTTAAAGCTCCAGGCATTTCTTGATATGGCTAGCGAAAAAG AGATCCTCAAGGGATATAAAGCTATTACACTTCCATCTGAGGAAGACAAAAAAAGTCAGAGATCCCTATATGCGAATTTAGAGGCAATGGCTGACATGAAATTCACATATGTTGCTACCTGTCAGAACTATGGGAATCAGAAACGTAGCGGAGACCGCCGTGCAACAGATATCTTGAATTTGATGGTTAA CAATCCCTCACTTCGTGTTGCATACAttgatgaaattgaagaaagaGAAGGTGGAAAAGTACAGAAAGTTTATTATTCTGTATTGGTCAAAGCCGTGGACAATCTTGACCAA GAAATATTTCGAATAAAACTTCCGGGTCCAGCAAAGTTAGGAGAAGGGAAGCCTGAAAACCAAAATCATGCCATTATTTTTACTAGAGGGGAAGCTCTTCAAACTATTGACATGAACCAg GACAATTACTTGGAAGAAGCTTTAAAAATGCGTAACCTTCTGGAAGAATTTAATGAGGATCATGGAGTGCGCCCGCCTAGCATATTAGGTGTTCGTGAGCATATCTTTACTGGCag TGTCTCTTCTTTGGCTTGGTTTATGTCAAATCAAGAAACTAGCTTTGTCACAATTGGTCAAAGAGTTCTTGCAAGACCCCTAAA GGTTCGATTTCACTATGGTCATCCGGATGTTTTTGATAGAATTTTCCATTTGACCCGCGGAGGAATCAGCAAGGCTTCCTGTGGCATCAATCTGAGCGAGGATATATTTGCTG GATTCAACTCAACACTAAGACGTGGGAATATTACTCATCATGAATATATCCAAGTTGGAAAGGGTAGGGATGTTGGGCTCAATCAAATCTCTCTTTTTGAAGCTAAAGTGGCCTGTGGTAATGGAGAGCAGATACTAAGCAGGGATATCTACCGGTTGGGGCATCGATTTGACTTTTTCCGCATgctatcattttattttacaaccGTTGGATTTTATATCAGCTCAATG TCAGTGGTCTTCACGGTTTATGCTTTCTTATATGGAAAACTTTATTTGTCACTGAGTGGAGTTGAGGCTGCTATAGTCAAGTTAGCTAGAAGGAAGGGAGACGATCCTTTGAAGGCAGCAATGGCTTCGCAATCCCTTGTTCAAATTGGTCTTCTGATGACTCTGCCCATGGCCATGGAAATTGGACTAGAGAGAGGGTTCAGAACTGCTTTAGGTGATCTCATAATAATGCAGCTGCAGCTTGCACCCGTTTTTTTCACTTTCTCACTAGGGACAAAGATGCACTATTTTGGGCGCACTCTTTTGCATGGAGGGGCAAAGTACAGAGCAACTGGGCGTGGTTTTGTAGTTCGTCATGAGAAGTTTGCAGAAAATTACAGGATGTACTCCAGGAGTCACTTTGTAAAGGGGATAGAGTTAGCTTTACTGCTTATATGTTATAGGATCTATGGATCAGCAACTCCTAATTCAACAACATATATACTTCTCTCGAGCTCAATGTGGTTTATGGTGTGTTCTTGGTTGTTTAGTCCTTTCCTTTTTAATCCATCAGGGTTCGAGTGGCAGAAGATATACGAGGATTGGGATGATTGGACAAAATGGATAAATAGCCGAGGGGGTATTGGTGTTCCTTCAAACAAGAGCTGGGAATCATGGTGGGATGAGGAACAGGAGCATCTGCAATACACTGGAATGTGGGGGCTGATTTGCGAGATAGTTCTTGTCCTTCGTTTCTTTGTGTATCAGTATGGGATTGTGTATCATCTACATGTAGCCAGAGGTCACCAGAGCATCATG GTTTATGGGCTGTCCTGGCTAGTCATAGTAGCTGTCATGATCATCTTGAAG ATTGTCTCCATGGGTAGAAAGACTTTTAGTGCTGATTTTCAGCTTATGTTTCGGCTCCTCAAATTGTTTCTGTTTATTGGAGCTGTTGTCATTCTAGTCTTGATGTTTACTCTACTTAGTTTTACATTTGGAGACATCTTTGCGAGTCTTCTAGCCTTTTTTCCTACAGGGTGGGCAATTGTACAG ATAGCTCAAGCATGTAGGCCGTTAGTAAAGGGCATTGGAATGTGGGGGTCTGTCAAAGCTTTATCAAGAGGGTATGAATACATTATGGGTGTGGTTATCTTTGCACCAGTGGCCATATTAGCTTGGTTCCCATTTGTTTCGGAATTCCAAACTAGACTTCTATACAACCAAGCATTCAGCAGAGGGCTTCAAATCCAGCGGATTCTGGCTGGTGGAAAGAAGAATAAATAA
- the LOC101491893 gene encoding uncharacterized protein — protein MEVPMPSMLPHIERSSSIEREPRTLGIDQIQSARALAMYIFNTKTFEEASRIFTEGLEPVVSGACSMGSVNMNSGEELELMAQQASLEAFRDIASAPF, from the exons ATGGAGGTACCTATGCCGTCTATGTTGCCACACATTGAAAGAAGTTCATCGATTGAAAGGGAGCCTAGAACTCTAGGTATCGACCAAATTCAATCTGCAAGG GCTTTAGCAATGTATATATTTAACACAAAGACCTTTGAAGAAGCTTCCAGAATTTTCACCGAG GGATTGGAACCAGTGGTTAGTGGTGCTTGCAGTATGGGATCCGTTAACATGAATTCGGGTGAAGAATTGGAACTAATGGCCCAACAAGCATCACTAGAAGCATTCAGGGACATAGCATCTGCACCTTTCTAG